Within the Mixophyes fleayi isolate aMixFle1 chromosome 5, aMixFle1.hap1, whole genome shotgun sequence genome, the region ACTTGTAGGTGAGAAAAATCTTCTCCTGATGGGACCTCCAGGGTCTGGGAAGACCTCAGTTGGCAGAGTACTTGGTCATAAGCTGGGTTGCCCCGTTATAGACGTGGATGATGATGTCCTTGAAAGAAACTGGAACATGAGTGTTTCCAGTATGTTGCAGAATGTTGGCGATGAGCAATTTTTAGAAGAGGAAGGAAAAGCCCTTTTAAAGTTTTCAGCATCTGGAAGTGTAATTTCCCTTACGGGGTCCAACCCTCTTCATGCCAGAAGCATGGAGCACACAAAGAAAAATGGAATAGTTGTTTATCTTGATGTCCACTTAGAGGATATAATAGAGAGGCTTGAAAGAATGAAAGTGGATCGCATTGTTGGCCAAAGGTCCGGCATTTCAATGGGTGACATACTTAAGAAAAGGAAGCATTTTTATAAAAAGTGGCATGATGTGCGTGTATTTTGTCAGACAGGCGATTGTATAGAAGTTGTGGCTGACAAAGTAATTGATGCAGTTAAAAGATATCAGAATGTAGAATCTGAAACCTTTGTTTCTACAAGATGTGATGCCTCTAAAGTAGACACAAACAAAAGCCCTTCAAAATTCTTCAGTGATGTAGTTATTGAAGGTTTAGCCACTGATGGTGGTCTTTATGTTCCTGAAAAGGGTTTACCAAAACTCACCCCTGGTGAATGGGGAAGACTAGTAACAGCATCTTATGCTGAGAGGGCACAGATCATTTTGGAAAAATGTATACACCCAACTGATGTCCCACCTGTAGTCTTAGGAGAAATTATTGAAAAAGCATATGGTGAAAATTTTGCTTGTAATAATATTGCTCCAATCAGACATTTGTCGGGCAATCAGTTCATCCTTGAACTCTTTCATGGGCCAACAGCTTCCTTCAAAGACTTGGCATTGCAGTTTATGCCTCACCTGTTTGCCTATTGTATTCCCAAAGTGTGTAACTATCTAGTCTTAGTAGCTACTTCTGGAGACACCGGAAGTGCTGTCCTGGATGGATTCGGCCGCCTCAGTGACCTTGACAAGCGCAGAATTGCTGTGTTTTGTCTGTACCCTGAAAATGGAATAAGCCAAGTGCAAAAATCACAAATTATTGCCTGCCAGGGAGAGAACGGATTGGCGTTGGGAGTCAATTCTGATTTCGACTTTTGTCAGAATGCTATAAAAGAGATGTTTACCAATCCTGAGTACACTGGTTTCCTTACAGCTGAATATGGGACAACTCTAAGTACAGCTAATTCCATCAACTGGGCCAGATTGCTTCCTCAGGTCGTCTACCATGCATCTGCATATCTTGATCTGGTTAGCCAAGGTGTTATTACTTTTGGGAGCCCGGTTGATGTATGTATTCCCACAGGAAACTTTGGCAACATACTGGCTGCACTTTATGCTAAACAAATGGGAGTTCCCATAAGAAAACTCATCTGTGCATCTAATCAAAACAATGTTTTGACTGATTTTATAACAACTGGACTATATGATCTCAGGGAGCGGAAGTTGCAACAATCCTACTCCCCGGCCATCGATATCCTTAAATCTTCCAATTTAGAACGGTATATACATCTTATAACAAAAAATGGTCACCTTGTTAATGAGCTGTATAGTCAGTTACAGAGTGAAGGTTGTTTTCAGTTGGCGGGTTACTTACTCCACCATATACAGCAGGACCTGGTTGGTGACTGGTGCTCGGAAACGGACTGCTTATCGGCAATCTACTCTGTTTATGATGCAACGGGTTACATTCTGGACCCACACACAGCTATAGCCAAAGTAGTTGCAGATAGGGTGCAGGACCGTGCTTGTCCAGTTATCATATCATCTACAGCTCATTATTCCAAGTTTGCACCTGTTATTTTGCAAGCTTTGAGGATTGAAGACATTAAGAGAAGTCCATTAAGTCAGTTGCATATGTTAAATGCCTTACACCCCTTGCCTCCTGCTCACACATCTCTGTTAGGGATGCTTAAAGAGCGAGAAATTCACAAGAGCCATATCTGCGAGGACGATCCAAGCCATATTATGAACCATGTAGAAAATTgcctacaaaatgtatttttgaaaggTCATTAAATTCATTAAAGGGTGGGACTGTTAAATCTTTCAAAAGCCAGACATTTGATGAGGAAAGAAAAAATTAGAAAATGCGTTCTACCAATAAAGAAAATGACTAACATTGTAGCTCAGTCTAAAATGAGAGAAAATTACTAATTTGTGGCTTGATTTAAGTTAAATTTAAAAATCCAACTTTTTTGCTCTTAaattattttgagttgcatgtaccTAAACATACGTGCAACTTTAAATCTAGCTTAAAAGTTACCATCTTTATCATCAACATTTGCACTATACGGCTTCTAAAAGGCA harbors:
- the THNSL1 gene encoding threonine synthase-like 1, which gives rise to MPSGFLCSLQSTNTMSKLLFSKSLVHSKLRKLWFSTLSSLVGEKNLLLMGPPGSGKTSVGRVLGHKLGCPVIDVDDDVLERNWNMSVSSMLQNVGDEQFLEEEGKALLKFSASGSVISLTGSNPLHARSMEHTKKNGIVVYLDVHLEDIIERLERMKVDRIVGQRSGISMGDILKKRKHFYKKWHDVRVFCQTGDCIEVVADKVIDAVKRYQNVESETFVSTRCDASKVDTNKSPSKFFSDVVIEGLATDGGLYVPEKGLPKLTPGEWGRLVTASYAERAQIILEKCIHPTDVPPVVLGEIIEKAYGENFACNNIAPIRHLSGNQFILELFHGPTASFKDLALQFMPHLFAYCIPKVCNYLVLVATSGDTGSAVLDGFGRLSDLDKRRIAVFCLYPENGISQVQKSQIIACQGENGLALGVNSDFDFCQNAIKEMFTNPEYTGFLTAEYGTTLSTANSINWARLLPQVVYHASAYLDLVSQGVITFGSPVDVCIPTGNFGNILAALYAKQMGVPIRKLICASNQNNVLTDFITTGLYDLRERKLQQSYSPAIDILKSSNLERYIHLITKNGHLVNELYSQLQSEGCFQLAGYLLHHIQQDLVGDWCSETDCLSAIYSVYDATGYILDPHTAIAKVVADRVQDRACPVIISSTAHYSKFAPVILQALRIEDIKRSPLSQLHMLNALHPLPPAHTSLLGMLKEREIHKSHICEDDPSHIMNHVENCLQNVFLKGH